Proteins encoded together in one Lathyrus oleraceus cultivar Zhongwan6 chromosome 5, CAAS_Psat_ZW6_1.0, whole genome shotgun sequence window:
- the LOC127088151 gene encoding chloroplastic import inner membrane translocase subunit HP30-2 — MEQGKQQQRTMALSLSSKGLPHQIQNPITQIQTRFKNIENGVKLWLSKQSIVVEAAVVATTSAAQGAVMGACMGTFTSNAPTAFAPPRNATLSPQAMASLKQAQALAGGPLIQARNFAVMTGVNAGISCVLKRLRGKEDVQSR; from the exons ATGGAACAAGGAAAGCAGCAGCAAAGAACGATGGCGTTGTCGTTGTCGTCCAAGGGTTTACCGCACCAAATTCAAAACCCAATCACCCAAATTCAAACACGCTTTAAAAACATCGAAAACGGTGTCAAGCTTTGGCTCTCCAAACAGTCTATCGTCGTTGAAGCCGCCGTCGTTGCCACCACCAGCGCCGCTCAAGGCGCTGTTATGGGTGCCTGCATGGGTACTTTCACCAGCAACGCTCCCACTGCTTTCGCTCCACCTCGTAACGCGACTCTCAGCCCTCAAGCCATGGCTTCTCTTAAACAAGCACAG GCTCTTGCTGGAGGTCCTTTGATTCAGGCTCGGAACTTTGCTGTTATGACTGGAGTGAATGCTGGTATTTCTTGTGTTTTGAAAAGATTAAGAGGAAAGGAAGATGTTCAATCCAGGTGA
- the LOC127080206 gene encoding linoleate 9S-lipoxygenase, protein HLTSFVIRAARIESKGVTLGFRAPQFQLPEPLTGKVWALEDFEAHPALLVMFICNHCPFVKYLKKDIVKLTKFYMKKGLAVVAISSNSAATHPQDGPEFMAEDAKLFGYPFPYLYDESQEVARDFGAVCTPEFYVFKKDGRRPFELVYHGQFDDSRPSNNNIPVTGKDLSLAIDRVLSGQLVPSEQKPRYLAIELGYPFLRKINATDTKTYATRTIIFLQNDGTLKPLAIELSKPHPQADSFGPVSKVYMPVSEGVEASIWFLAKAFVVVNDATHHQICSQWLNTHAVVEPFIIINRHLSVVHPIHKLLLPHYRDTMNINVLARNVLVNAEGIIESTFLGGAYSVEMSSFVYKDWVFTEQGLPHDLLKRGVAVEDPTSPQCLHLLIEDYPYAVDGLDIWVAIKLWVEEYVNFYYKSDAAIVQDSELQAFWKEVVEVGHGDLKNATWWFKMQNRVELIEACAILIWIASALHAAVNFGQYPYGGYILNRPTKSRRLMPEKGSAEYDEVSKNFQKAYLKTITPKNDALTDLTILEVLSRHASDEQYLGQRNEGELWTSDSLPLESFKRFGRKLAEIEQKLIGRNNDESLRNRYGPVKMPYTLLYPSSEEGLTCRGIPNSISI, encoded by the exons CACCTAACAAGCTTCGTCATTAGAGCTGCTAGAATTGAGTCTAAAGGTGTCACCTTGGGTTTCAGAGCCCCTCAATTTCAG CTTCCAGAGCCTCTTACTGGGAAGGTTTGGGCATTGGAAGATTTTGAGGCTCATCCAGCTCTATTG GTTATGTTTATATGCAACCACTGTCCATTTGTTAAGTACCTGAAAAAAGACATTGTAAAGCTTACTAAATTCTATATGAAG AAAGGACTTGCCGTCGTTGCTATATCTTCAAATTCTGCAGCTACACACCCCCAG GATGGACCAGAATTTATGGCAGAAGATGCTAAATTGTTTGGTTATCCTTTCCCGTACCTTTACGATGAG TCACAGGAAGTTGCACGAGATTTTGGAGCAGTTTGTACACCAGAATTTTACGTTTTCAAAAAG GATGGTCGAAGGCCGTTTGAGCTGGTTTATCATGGTCAGTTTGACGATTCAAGGCCAAGTAATAATAACATACCAGTAACTGGAAA AGACTTGAGCTTGGCGATAGATCGTGTTCTGAGTGGTCAGCTAGTACCATCCGAGCAAAAACCTAGGTATTTGGCCATTGAGCTTGGATATCCATTTTTAAGGAAAATAAATGCAACTGATACAAAGACATATGCCACTAGAACCATCATTTTCTTGCAAAATGATGGAACTTTGAAGCCATTGGCCATTGAGCTAAGTAAGCCACATCCTCAAGCTGATAGTTTTGGTCCTGTTAGTAAAGTTTACATGCCTGTAAGCGAAGGTGTTGAAGCTTCAATTTGGTTCCTTGCCAAGGCTTTCGTTGTTGTAAATGACGCCACCCATCACCAAATTTGTAGCCAATG GTTGAACACTCACGCTGTTGTTGAGCCATTCATCATAATAAATAGACATCTCAGTGTGGTTCACCCTATTCATAAACTTTTGCTTCCACATTACCGTGACACAATGAACATCAATGTACTTGCTAGAAATGTGTTGGTCAATGCAGAGGGTATTATAGAATCAACATTCTTGGGTGGAGCATATTCTGTGGAAATGTCTTCTTTTGTATACAAAGATTGGGTTTTCACTGAGCAAGGATTGCCTCATGATCTACTCAAAAG GGGAGTGGCTGTTGAAGATCCAACTTCACCGCAGTGTCTTCATCTTCTGATAGAGGATTACCCTTATGCTGTTGATGGGCTAGATATATGGGTTGCTATTAAGTTATGGGTTGAAGAATATGTGAACTTCTACTACAAGTCAGATGCTGCTATTGTGCAAGATTCTGAACTCCAAGCATTCTGGAAAGAAGTTGTTGAGGTGGGTCATGGTGACTTGAAGAATGCAACATGGTGGTTTAAGATGCAAAACCGTGTAGAGTTGATTGAAGCTTGCGCCATCCTCATATGGATAGCTTCGGCACTTCATGCCGCTGTTAATTTTGGACAATATCCATATGGAGGATACATCCTTAATCGGCCAACTAAAAGTAGAAGATTAATGCCTGAAAAAGGGTCTGCTGAATATGATGAGGTTTCTAAGAATTTTCAGAAGGCGTATTTGAAAACAATCACACCAAAAAATGATGCCCTTACTGACCTAACAATCTTAGAGGTCTTGTCAAGGCATGCTTCGGATGAGCAGTACCTTGGACAGAGAAATGAAGGTGAACTTTGGACTTCTGATTCACTGCCATTAGAGTCATTCAAGAGGTTTGGAAGGAAGTTAGCTGAAATTGAGCAAAAGCTCATTGGAAGGAACAATGATGAGTCGTTGAGGAATCGATATGGGCCAGTGAAGATGCCTTACACATTGCTCTATCCTTCTAGCGAGGAAGGATTGACTTGCAGAGGCATTCCCAATAGTATCTCTATCTAA